In Nonomuraea sp. NBC_00507, the following are encoded in one genomic region:
- a CDS encoding nSTAND1 domain-containing NTPase produces the protein MGRPERPLDPEAGPVQALAWHLRQLRDRTGRMSYRQLAQLAHYSASTLSDAAKGDRLPSLEVTLAYARALGGDEAEWRARWQAAAESEDHPGWPPETPCPYQGLMAFEPEHGEWFFGRDQPAARLRELTGRLPVVGVFGGSGSGKSSLLRAGLLGALVGDARWRTMLTTPTAHPLDALSGQVAKLSGKDVQQLREDPAALDIAVRGALAGAPEDTRALLVVDQFEEAFTLCPDEQERRRFVDALLDLAIGPGRRTTVVIGVRADFIGHLDPRLIAALGGEAQLLVGPPAATELREIVLRPAARAGLTVDPDLLATVLADTATEPGALPLLSHALQETWRHRVGDRLSLAAYQKIGGVRGAIAQTAERVYAEMDGPGQQFVRRIFVRLTALGEGTEDTRRPVALAELEGVGDQDVLDRLAAARLVVVGEESAEVAHEALIRAWPRLHRWLTDDRANLLTHRRLTDAAHRWQDLRRDSGALYRGAQLAVARAWAEENPAELNPLESAFLQASRSLERRRARLLTRVAGVMAVLLVAALAAGGTAFQQGREAGRQQRIAVSHQVSLKALELLDTDADLAGLLAVVAYRLNPDAETSGGVISAAAAARRRIELNVGGPGVYDVALDPSGTLLAAAGADGVVTLWDPARRARVRTFTEHLQPGKAILARRVAYSGDGGLLASFGREQGPAQTGLVVVREPSTGREVFRLSRDQMTNAMAISPDGVRLAFGTRDGRIEMWNLRDGTHQVLTGHRDPVGGLAFSQDGRLLVSTSGGEQRPIVWDVATGDKRGTIPATSVHRVVFGNGHLLVTASDRLGVHLWDLDRNVEVVEVNALPKLSPWAWDISAPGGDRIALADENGSITIWDHAKNELLATYQDRTRAETLSLSLSRDGRRLVSAGLGGVIVVREPALPPFSGHSAAVNAVETSPDGTLIASAGSDKTIRLWDNAGNQLDRLDGHPDHVEAIAFSQDGRRLAAVTRDHHVVLWDLTTRKKLVTLTYDGMGASTDVAYHPDGGSLVAAALGWHRFTIDPAGTGAESPFLPLVATGVAYAPDGRMVVATSGSGYLTGWDLTGSELATETPRYRIKTGQISILDVAYSPDGKVIATGGADRTVKLWDATTGTALDTLPGHAGTVEVVAFSRDGRWLASAGSDRTIIVRDLRTREPVAVLSGHGAPVQGLTFTADGDLVSGGNDSRIIRWALDPERAAARICREVGRGLSPAEWADYLGSMAYQAICD, from the coding sequence ATGGGCAGGCCGGAACGGCCGCTCGACCCGGAGGCGGGGCCGGTACAAGCCCTCGCCTGGCACCTGCGTCAGCTGCGCGACAGGACAGGGCGCATGAGCTACCGGCAGCTCGCCCAGCTGGCCCACTACTCGGCGAGCACGCTGTCGGACGCCGCCAAGGGCGACCGGCTGCCGTCCCTGGAGGTGACCCTCGCCTACGCGCGGGCGCTCGGCGGGGACGAGGCCGAGTGGCGGGCCCGCTGGCAGGCGGCGGCCGAGAGCGAGGACCACCCGGGCTGGCCGCCGGAGACGCCGTGCCCCTACCAAGGGCTGATGGCCTTCGAGCCGGAGCACGGCGAGTGGTTCTTCGGCCGGGACCAGCCGGCCGCGCGCCTGCGTGAGCTGACCGGGCGGCTGCCGGTGGTCGGCGTCTTCGGCGGCTCAGGGAGCGGCAAGTCGTCGTTGCTGCGGGCGGGCCTGCTGGGCGCGCTGGTTGGGGATGCCCGGTGGCGGACCATGCTCACCACCCCTACCGCGCACCCGCTGGACGCGTTGTCCGGCCAAGTCGCGAAGTTGTCCGGAAAGGATGTCCAGCAGCTCAGGGAGGACCCAGCCGCGCTGGACATCGCCGTGCGCGGCGCGCTGGCGGGAGCCCCGGAGGACACTCGGGCGCTGCTGGTGGTGGACCAGTTCGAGGAGGCGTTCACGCTCTGCCCTGACGAGCAGGAGCGCCGCCGGTTCGTGGACGCTCTGCTCGACCTGGCCATCGGGCCGGGACGGCGGACCACCGTGGTGATCGGCGTGCGGGCCGACTTCATCGGGCACCTGGATCCGCGCCTGATCGCGGCGCTGGGCGGGGAGGCGCAGCTGCTCGTCGGGCCGCCCGCCGCCACCGAGCTGCGCGAGATCGTGCTGCGCCCGGCCGCCAGGGCCGGTCTCACCGTCGACCCCGACCTGCTGGCCACCGTGCTGGCCGACACCGCCACCGAGCCGGGCGCGCTGCCCCTGCTCTCGCACGCGCTTCAGGAGACCTGGCGCCATCGGGTGGGGGACCGGCTGTCGCTCGCCGCGTACCAGAAGATCGGCGGGGTGCGCGGGGCGATCGCGCAGACCGCCGAGCGGGTGTACGCGGAGATGGACGGGCCGGGGCAGCAGTTCGTGCGGCGGATCTTCGTGCGGCTGACCGCGCTGGGGGAGGGCACCGAGGACACCCGCCGCCCGGTCGCCCTGGCCGAGCTGGAGGGCGTGGGCGACCAGGACGTGCTCGACCGGCTGGCCGCCGCGCGGCTGGTGGTGGTCGGCGAGGAGTCGGCGGAGGTGGCACACGAGGCGCTGATCCGGGCCTGGCCCCGGCTGCACCGCTGGCTCACCGACGACCGGGCCAACCTGCTCACCCACCGCAGGCTCACCGACGCCGCGCACCGGTGGCAGGACCTGCGCCGCGACTCCGGCGCGCTCTACCGGGGCGCGCAGCTGGCCGTGGCCAGGGCCTGGGCGGAGGAGAACCCCGCCGAACTGAACCCGCTCGAATCGGCCTTCCTGCAAGCCAGCCGAAGTCTGGAACGGCGCAGGGCGCGGCTGCTGACCAGGGTGGCAGGGGTGATGGCCGTGCTGCTGGTGGCCGCGCTGGCGGCGGGCGGGACGGCATTCCAGCAGGGGCGCGAGGCCGGGCGCCAGCAGCGCATCGCCGTCTCGCACCAGGTCTCGCTGAAGGCCCTCGAGCTGCTGGACACCGATGCCGACCTGGCCGGGCTGCTGGCCGTCGTCGCGTACCGGCTGAATCCGGACGCCGAGACCAGCGGCGGCGTGATCAGCGCGGCCGCGGCCGCCCGGCGGCGGATCGAGCTGAACGTCGGGGGCCCGGGCGTCTACGACGTGGCGCTGGACCCGAGCGGCACGCTGCTGGCCGCGGCCGGAGCCGACGGTGTGGTGACCCTCTGGGACCCCGCCCGGCGCGCCCGCGTCCGGACCTTCACCGAGCACCTCCAGCCGGGTAAGGCCATCCTCGCCCGTCGCGTCGCCTACAGCGGCGACGGCGGCCTGCTCGCCTCGTTCGGCCGCGAGCAGGGCCCGGCGCAGACGGGCCTGGTGGTGGTACGGGAGCCGAGCACCGGCCGTGAGGTGTTCCGGTTGTCCAGGGACCAGATGACCAACGCGATGGCGATCAGCCCCGATGGCGTCCGGCTGGCCTTCGGCACCCGCGACGGCAGGATCGAGATGTGGAACCTGAGGGACGGCACCCATCAGGTGCTCACCGGACACCGGGACCCGGTCGGCGGGCTCGCGTTCAGCCAGGACGGCAGGTTGCTGGTGTCCACCTCCGGCGGGGAGCAAAGGCCGATCGTCTGGGACGTCGCCACCGGGGACAAGCGGGGGACGATCCCGGCGACGTCCGTGCACCGGGTGGTGTTCGGGAACGGCCACCTGCTGGTCACCGCCTCCGACCGCCTCGGCGTGCACCTGTGGGACCTGGACCGGAACGTGGAGGTCGTGGAGGTCAACGCGCTGCCCAAGCTCTCGCCGTGGGCGTGGGACATCTCCGCGCCGGGGGGCGACCGGATCGCGCTGGCCGACGAGAACGGCTCGATCACGATCTGGGACCACGCGAAGAACGAGCTGCTCGCGACCTACCAGGACAGGACCAGGGCCGAGACGCTCTCGCTGAGCCTGAGCAGGGACGGGCGGCGGCTCGTCTCGGCCGGACTCGGCGGCGTGATCGTGGTACGCGAGCCGGCTCTGCCGCCGTTCAGCGGCCACAGCGCCGCCGTCAACGCGGTCGAGACCAGCCCGGACGGCACGCTCATCGCCTCGGCGGGCAGTGACAAGACCATCAGGCTCTGGGACAACGCGGGCAATCAGCTCGACCGGCTGGACGGCCATCCCGACCATGTGGAAGCCATCGCCTTCAGCCAGGACGGGCGCAGGCTCGCCGCCGTGACCCGCGACCACCACGTGGTGCTCTGGGACCTGACCACCCGTAAGAAGCTCGTCACCCTGACCTACGACGGGATGGGCGCCTCCACCGACGTCGCCTACCATCCGGACGGCGGAAGCCTGGTGGCCGCCGCCCTGGGCTGGCACCGGTTCACGATCGACCCCGCCGGGACGGGCGCGGAGTCGCCGTTCCTCCCCTTGGTCGCCACCGGGGTGGCGTACGCGCCGGACGGGCGCATGGTGGTGGCGACGAGCGGCTCCGGATACCTGACCGGGTGGGACCTGACCGGGTCGGAACTGGCCACCGAGACGCCCCGCTACCGGATCAAGACCGGCCAGATCTCGATCCTGGACGTGGCCTACAGCCCGGACGGGAAGGTGATCGCGACCGGAGGCGCCGACCGCACGGTGAAGTTGTGGGACGCGACGACCGGCACGGCCCTTGACACGCTGCCCGGACATGCGGGGACGGTCGAGGTGGTGGCGTTCAGCCGGGACGGGCGGTGGCTGGCGTCGGCCGGGTCCGACCGCACGATCATCGTCAGGGATCTCCGGACCCGGGAGCCGGTGGCGGTGCTGAGCGGACACGGGGCGCCGGTGCAGGGGCTGACGTTCACCGCCGACGGCGACCTGGTGTCCGGGGGGAACGACAGCCGGATCATCCGGTGGGCGCTCGATCCAGAGCGGGCCGCGGCGCGGATCTGCCGTGAGGTCGGGCGCGGGCTCAGCCCGGCCGAGTGGGCGGACTACCTGGGCTCCATGGCGTACCAGGCGATCTGCGATTGA
- a CDS encoding DUF2637 domain-containing protein yields the protein MTCPSVDRWIRYTTLAGVLLVALVAAVVSFRHMHELCLRHGEDPLAAVLIPLAVDGTIVVASMSILLANRYGSRGGMLAWTLLVVGSLASLGANIGVAEPSLIGRIIAPWPSAALIGSYELLMSQVRRLSANSNSSEGREARPPIEAPEVPEPGSDNVGDVGLPPKDTRRRDTDIAAFHRVVWQWAQENRCPDGACRLERSLLSGSREVLVGDVGSSARVSEANWAEFCQRLMLRADRGSTLQAACQGGR from the coding sequence ATGACGTGCCCTTCGGTAGATCGGTGGATCCGGTACACGACTCTGGCGGGTGTGCTGCTGGTCGCTCTGGTGGCGGCCGTTGTGTCGTTCCGTCACATGCACGAGCTCTGTCTGCGCCATGGAGAGGACCCTTTGGCGGCGGTGCTGATCCCGCTCGCCGTCGACGGCACGATCGTCGTCGCCTCGATGTCCATCCTCCTGGCCAATCGGTACGGCTCCCGCGGCGGCATGCTGGCCTGGACCCTTCTTGTGGTCGGCAGCCTTGCCAGCCTCGGTGCCAACATCGGGGTCGCCGAGCCCAGCCTGATCGGTAGGATCATCGCCCCTTGGCCGAGCGCTGCTCTGATCGGCAGCTACGAGCTGTTGATGTCCCAGGTTCGCCGGCTCTCAGCAAACTCCAACTCCAGCGAGGGACGCGAAGCCAGGCCACCTATTGAAGCGCCTGAGGTGCCCGAACCCGGATCGGACAACGTTGGCGATGTCGGTCTGCCTCCGAAAGACACTCGACGTCGAGACACCGATATCGCGGCTTTTCACCGCGTCGTCTGGCAGTGGGCTCAAGAGAATCGATGTCCCGATGGAGCCTGCCGTCTGGAAAGGTCATTGCTGAGCGGTTCTCGCGAAGTCCTCGTTGGGGACGTTGGATCAAGCGCGCGGGTCTCGGAGGCGAACTGGGCTGAGTTCTGCCAGCGGCTGATGTTACGTGCCGATCGCGGGTCGACCCTACAAGCTGCCTGTCAGGGAGGTCGGTAG
- a CDS encoding ATP-binding protein yields the protein MSVSTSKPSDAPLRRRSRATLIASIVLLAGLLTVGLVGLLTDPLHLPLPLLSVLDQRASVISMFIGAAGLTVSVVALFRRPADEGQALPHGGEHLHGLHGEVDVGAMPTAAHTLPPDVASFTGRHVEIDQVLKSLPNGTRPGVVGISAIDGMAGVGKTAFAVHAAHRLAPRFPDGQLFVRLHGHTPGQLPVDPADVLSTLLLWVGVAPQHIPADTEARAGLWRDRMSGKKALVVLDDASGSEQVQPLLPGASGTLVLVTSRRRLTALSGAKAITLDVLPPREAAQLLVLVADRPGLFLGDPEVAQVVALCGFLPLAISLAGGQLKHHPAWTVANLVADLASAADRPSSLQAENVSVTAAFDVSYRNLQEDQRRLFRRLGLHPGPDIDVYAAAALGDIDLATARRQLDDLFAYHLVNEPVRGRYRFHDLIRWNARARALAEEGEEVRNAAGKRLLDYYLHAARDADRHTTQGVPAGVPEVSAVRPAWLPDLSTWERAVTWMETERLNLHAVVDHAVSHRWFEHAVAIPAAMLGFLRVHGHWHQALHLHRVALETARNVSDPLAEANVLNDLGVLQSWAGDHREATETLSRARDLYRASGNLLGEANALTYLGSLQGRADDLVMAMASLTRALELHRATGNRIGQANTLNNLGIVQHLTGDHRAGIAGLVHARELHRAIGNRLREASAAHNLGCVQQATGEHLPGIANLVWALEVYQVLGDPLGQAHALNDLGAAQQAIGDLLAAATSLTRALELYRALGNRAGEAEALTTLGVVCRLTGDPQAATDALFKALELYRSLGNRSGEAAVHNDLLALSLACSTSSGAGALQPPQDYDQSPAAALSRRQRALAVRRFSYRGW from the coding sequence ATGTCTGTGTCGACGTCGAAGCCATCGGACGCTCCTCTCCGACGCCGGAGTCGGGCGACGCTCATCGCCTCCATCGTGCTACTGGCAGGGCTCCTGACGGTAGGCCTGGTCGGGCTGCTGACCGATCCGTTGCATCTACCTCTGCCTCTGCTGTCAGTGCTGGATCAGCGGGCCAGTGTGATCAGCATGTTCATCGGTGCGGCAGGGCTAACGGTCTCGGTGGTCGCACTGTTCCGTCGTCCCGCAGATGAAGGACAGGCGCTCCCGCACGGCGGGGAGCACCTCCATGGGCTTCACGGCGAGGTGGACGTCGGCGCCATGCCCACTGCGGCGCACACCTTGCCTCCCGATGTCGCCTCGTTCACCGGGCGCCACGTCGAGATAGATCAGGTGCTCAAGTCATTGCCGAACGGCACACGTCCCGGCGTGGTGGGGATTAGTGCGATCGATGGGATGGCCGGGGTGGGCAAGACCGCTTTCGCCGTGCACGCCGCCCACCGGCTCGCTCCACGGTTCCCTGACGGGCAGTTATTCGTGCGCCTTCATGGCCATACTCCCGGCCAACTCCCGGTGGACCCTGCTGACGTCCTGTCCACGTTGCTGTTATGGGTCGGCGTCGCACCGCAGCACATCCCTGCAGACACGGAGGCCCGCGCGGGGTTGTGGCGGGATCGAATGTCAGGCAAGAAGGCGCTCGTGGTGCTGGACGATGCCAGCGGCAGTGAGCAGGTCCAGCCGTTGTTGCCCGGCGCCTCCGGGACGTTGGTTCTGGTCACCAGCCGTCGGCGGCTCACCGCCTTGTCGGGTGCGAAGGCCATCACCCTGGACGTGCTGCCACCCCGGGAAGCCGCGCAGTTACTCGTCCTGGTGGCCGACCGTCCCGGCCTGTTCCTCGGCGATCCTGAGGTCGCTCAGGTTGTCGCATTGTGTGGATTCCTGCCTCTAGCCATCAGCTTGGCGGGCGGGCAGCTCAAGCATCATCCGGCGTGGACCGTCGCCAACCTGGTGGCCGACCTCGCTTCGGCGGCGGATCGCCCGAGTTCTCTGCAGGCCGAGAATGTCTCGGTCACCGCCGCCTTCGACGTGTCGTACCGAAATCTGCAGGAAGACCAGCGGCGTTTGTTTCGCCGACTCGGTCTCCACCCCGGACCGGACATCGATGTCTACGCCGCGGCCGCCCTGGGCGACATTGATCTGGCCACGGCCCGCCGGCAACTGGACGATCTGTTCGCCTACCACCTAGTCAACGAGCCGGTTCGGGGCCGCTATCGCTTTCACGATCTGATCCGTTGGAACGCCCGTGCTCGCGCCCTGGCGGAGGAGGGCGAGGAGGTGCGGAACGCGGCCGGGAAACGGCTGCTGGACTACTACCTTCACGCCGCCCGCGACGCGGATCGTCATACGACGCAAGGAGTTCCCGCCGGCGTGCCGGAAGTGAGCGCCGTTCGGCCAGCGTGGCTGCCGGACCTGTCGACCTGGGAGCGAGCCGTCACCTGGATGGAAACCGAACGGCTCAATCTCCATGCCGTCGTCGACCACGCCGTGTCGCACCGCTGGTTTGAACACGCGGTTGCCATTCCCGCCGCGATGCTCGGCTTCCTCCGCGTCCACGGCCACTGGCACCAGGCCCTGCACCTTCATCGGGTCGCCCTGGAGACAGCACGCAACGTCAGCGATCCCCTCGCCGAGGCCAACGTGCTCAACGACCTGGGTGTCCTTCAGAGCTGGGCCGGTGACCATCGAGAGGCCACCGAGACCTTGTCTCGGGCGAGGGACCTGTACCGGGCCTCCGGCAACCTGCTCGGCGAGGCCAACGCGCTCACATACCTCGGCTCCCTTCAAGGCCGCGCAGACGATCTCGTGATGGCGATGGCCAGTCTTACCCGGGCCCTTGAGCTGCATCGGGCCACCGGCAACCGGATCGGGCAGGCCAACACGCTCAACAACCTGGGCATCGTCCAGCACCTGACCGGGGATCACCGGGCCGGGATCGCCGGCCTCGTGCACGCTCGCGAGCTGCACCGTGCTATCGGCAACCGGCTTCGGGAAGCCAGCGCCGCACACAATCTCGGCTGCGTGCAGCAGGCGACCGGGGAGCACTTGCCAGGGATCGCCAATCTCGTATGGGCCCTTGAGGTCTACCAGGTCCTTGGCGATCCCCTCGGGCAGGCCCACGCGCTTAATGACCTGGGAGCCGCCCAGCAGGCCATCGGAGATCTGCTCGCGGCCGCCACCAGCCTCACACGTGCGCTCGAACTGTATCGAGCCCTTGGCAACCGGGCGGGCGAGGCCGAGGCGCTCACTACTCTCGGCGTCGTATGCCGATTGACTGGAGACCCTCAAGCCGCCACGGACGCCCTCTTCAAGGCCTTGGAACTGTACCGAAGCCTGGGCAATCGCTCCGGTGAAGCAGCGGTCCACAACGATCTACTCGCACTGTCGCTCGCCTGCTCCACATCGTCGGGAGCGGGAGCGCTCCAGCCTCCACAAGATTACGACCAATCGCCAGCCGCAGCCCTCTCGCGCAGGCAAAGAGCCCTCGCGGTCCGGCGGTTCTCGTATCGAGGCTGGTGA
- a CDS encoding AfsR/SARP family transcriptional regulator: protein MRLGVLGPLALSVEGEGVPLRSAKQRMLLATLAANSGRSVSGRHLMETLWDSPPVSAGENLRLYLYYLRRALGDRDRIIREPAGYRLVVRPGEVDVEEFDGLVREADLDLADGRLAEASAAYGRALVLWRGPAYGDLAELPLVRQSVLRLDAARLWATEQRITADLGLGRHADLVAELTALVAIHPLRERLRTHLMLALHRSGRRADALGVYREGRRSLVRELGLEPGPELRALHESILREDAADDGLRAGAPVRLSHPVRDAGRTTVHEVRFGILGPVEVWCGGQAVPVGGPRERKGLAALLARPDSVVTVAQLTRALWEEDPPATARAQVRTVMSRLRRNLEPVTGAIGPRLEAGFKADTAGVELDLWEFRRWSEQGFSLAGQGRTAEAVRLLRQALALWRGPAFGGLRSPLLTAAAQRLDEERLRCRERCLELELTLGRYSEVSAELGELVGEHPLRERLVELWMKALCLAGRRHDALDAYAAVRARLVERTGLDPSPVLRKLQSAILREDPGLTARPGKTLAARTRQPEVSCSGSPRHRCSGCSHRQRNIFRRG from the coding sequence ATGCGACTGGGAGTTCTCGGTCCACTCGCCCTGAGTGTCGAAGGCGAGGGGGTTCCGCTTCGCTCGGCCAAGCAGCGCATGCTGCTCGCCACGCTGGCGGCCAATTCCGGCCGGAGCGTGTCCGGCCGGCATCTGATGGAGACGCTGTGGGATTCACCGCCGGTGTCGGCGGGCGAGAACCTGCGGTTGTACCTCTACTACCTGCGCCGCGCTCTCGGCGATCGTGACCGCATCATCCGCGAGCCCGCCGGCTACCGCCTGGTTGTGCGGCCGGGCGAGGTGGACGTCGAGGAGTTCGACGGCCTCGTCCGCGAGGCGGACCTCGATCTGGCCGACGGACGGCTGGCCGAGGCCAGCGCGGCGTACGGCAGGGCGCTGGTGCTGTGGCGCGGCCCCGCCTACGGCGACTTGGCGGAACTGCCCCTCGTGCGGCAGAGCGTGCTCCGCCTGGACGCGGCCCGGCTGTGGGCCACCGAGCAGCGCATCACGGCCGACCTGGGGCTGGGCCGTCACGCCGACCTCGTCGCCGAGCTCACCGCCCTGGTCGCCATCCACCCGCTGCGGGAGCGGCTGCGCACCCACCTGATGCTCGCGCTGCACCGGTCCGGCCGCCGGGCCGACGCCCTGGGGGTCTACCGGGAGGGCCGCCGGAGCCTCGTGCGTGAGCTGGGCCTGGAGCCGGGGCCCGAGCTCAGGGCGCTGCACGAGTCGATCCTCCGCGAGGACGCCGCCGACGACGGGCTGAGGGCGGGTGCGCCGGTGCGGCTGTCCCATCCGGTTCGTGACGCGGGCCGCACGACTGTCCATGAGGTGAGATTCGGCATCCTCGGGCCGGTCGAGGTGTGGTGCGGCGGCCAGGCCGTACCCGTTGGAGGGCCACGGGAGCGCAAGGGGCTGGCGGCGCTGCTGGCGCGGCCCGACAGCGTGGTGACGGTGGCGCAGCTGACCCGGGCGTTGTGGGAGGAGGATCCGCCCGCGACGGCCCGGGCGCAGGTGCGCACCGTGATGAGCAGGTTGCGCCGGAATCTGGAGCCAGTGACCGGGGCGATAGGACCGCGCCTCGAGGCCGGGTTCAAGGCGGACACCGCCGGGGTCGAGCTGGACCTGTGGGAGTTCCGGCGGTGGTCGGAGCAGGGCTTCTCGCTGGCCGGCCAGGGCCGGACGGCCGAGGCGGTGCGCCTGCTCCGCCAGGCGCTCGCCCTGTGGCGGGGCCCGGCGTTCGGCGGGCTGCGGTCGCCGCTGCTGACGGCCGCCGCGCAACGGCTCGACGAGGAGCGGCTGCGGTGCCGCGAGCGGTGCCTGGAGCTGGAGCTCACCCTGGGGCGCTACTCCGAGGTCAGCGCCGAGCTGGGTGAGCTGGTCGGTGAGCATCCGCTCCGGGAGCGGCTGGTCGAGTTGTGGATGAAGGCGTTGTGCCTGGCGGGGCGGCGGCACGACGCGCTGGACGCCTACGCGGCCGTGCGGGCCCGGCTCGTCGAGCGGACCGGGCTCGACCCGAGCCCGGTCCTGCGGAAACTGCAGTCGGCGATCCTCCGCGAGGACCCGGGGCTGACCGCCAGGCCGGGGAAGACGCTCGCCGCCCGGACTCGGCAGCCCGAGGTCAGCTGTTCTGGATCGCCCCGGCACCGCTGTTCCGGTTGTTCACACAGACAGCGAAATATCTTCCGTAGAGGTTAG